The genome window ttaattagccTTAATCCAAATATTAGTATAATGCTCAGTATAATGCTTACAAACACTCTTAATCCCCACTGAGCTGCAGATGAGCGCGAGACTGGGCGGGTTTGCGTGCTCGTGTGCGCGGATTGGTGGAGCGCGCAGAGGAAGCTGCTTGCTTGACAACCAGCGAGCGGTTGGGACAACAAGAGAGACGGCTCGCTCGGATCACGCGATTAAACATCACACCGCGCTTGTCAACACACTCTCAACACCCCCACAGAGGATTTCGGCACTTCGCGTATATGTAGAGATCAGCAGGTGAGATTTAAATGGCTGTTTTGGTCGATTATCAGTGTTGTTTTGAGGAAAGGCGAGGCCGGGGAGGCTGCTGCTACTCCGCCCGGATGACTCGATCTCTCTCCCCGCGCGAGTCTCGCGATATACTGGCGGTGGATCTGGGTGGATATTCCCGTTGGTTTATTATTTAGTCAGTGAAGTAGGGGCTGGCGGGGTGTAACGGGGCTTATTTAGGACCTTGTATATGTAAGCGGCCCGTATGTACGTTTAGATGAATGCTGGGTAACGGACTCCGACGGTGGGAAAGCATGAGAAAGCAAATCTGTGTTTCCCATGGTTAAGGTTTGGGGGTGGTGCGACTCAGTGTTTAAACATCTCGGCTGGTTTAAACCCCCAAACAGAAGCTGCAATTGCACCCCTAAGCAACGCGCTTAATCGTTGCTTTGAATGGTTTTATTACAATAAAAGTGTAGTTACCACGTTTTGGTTTGATTTATCGGTCATTGATTTGATTGAACCTTTGAATTTAACCTTTCTGCTTAGCTTGGTTCAATCCCCATAGAGTTACAATTCAAGTATCTTCTAAATGATGCATTTTGTGCTTTCAGTCTTTGACAGCTTGCCACCATGACGGCTGAGGAGATCATAAATGTTAAGGAAGTGGAGATCATTAAGGTGATCTTGGACTTCCTGAACTCACGCAAGCTTCATATCAGTATGGTGGCCTTGGAGAAGGAGAGCGGTGTTATCAATGGCCTTTACTCTGATGATATGCTCTTCCTCAGGTACATACACTGCATGCACACCTGATCCTCAGATAGAGTCATGTCAGTATAACAAACAGATGAAAGAAAGATTTGGGTCTGTTTCTGGATGGCAGAACATATAGAAATATTATTAAATTTCTGATTTGTTGCTGATTTGATCCTGTTATCTTATCTTGCTTGAGCTGAATGAAGTTTTACTAGTAGCAGCTTAAAACCAAAGTAAACTGTTGTGATGTGAACCTGAGGGCTGAATCTTAAGATTTTTGATTAACCAACAGCCCACTACTCAGTTATTAGTAGATTTGGCAGTAGGCATGGGTCGGTGTGAGATTTTGGCGGTATGATAACATTAAGCATAAAATACCATGGTGTCACCGTCCTGCGCTATTGCaaaactaaaatgtgttattatcaAATCTCTGCATATACAAATAACTAATTTTCAACTGgacacacatttttatttttatgcaacataCAACAGATATGCCAggtgaaaataaatataaatataataatattctttcaaaaaaataaccggcccatgcctacttGGCCGATACCTAATCGGTGCATAAGAGTTTGagatgagtttttttttaccttttgttttttaaaaatatttgaatatattttgactatgtgatgatgatgacatattttcttgtaaaaGAATTTACATGGCACTCCAAAGTACTTAAAGAAAACCATGGTACTACAATTGTGtccaaaaccctctaagtgcatctgccatgtttttctgtaaatgagcatttttatcaggctcttatgtttatgtttaatagtttcactttaatggcaataaaaAGATTATTGGTCAGTAACTGAAATGCTTTatattcacaaatgtcacttttctcacatatttgatagtctttcgctgcaaaaccctctatgtGCATACAAGCTTCTTTGGTAAAAATCTCCAAAAAGTCTCCAGTCACTCTTCATTGTCCTTTCCAAACAAAGGTCAAAAATGCAGTCAGTATCCTAATTTATTCAGTAATCCTCCTTTTAACCAGGTAAAATAAACTCTTGCATTTATTTATCCAATTCTTCTTTCATGCACTCAGAGGATATTGCTGACTTTGCTCTGTCAACaattatttctgaatggcctgaggccaggattaaacagatttgaagtgaaagtattttatCAACGTAAAATATGTGCTGAGAGAATTCGGTCATTATCAACCGGAGTTTAGcgacttttgcatctgagctcttcggTTGTATTGCCATGGTTCTTTTCTTGTTGTCCTTAAATATGCTATGAGTCAAAGTGTCTGACTATACCTTCCAACTTTagacactctctctctctctcttctctctttctcccccCCAAACACAGGCAACTTATTCTAGATGGACAGTGGGACGAAGTGCTGCAGTTCATTCAGCCTCTCGAGGGTCTTGATAAATTTGACAGGAAAAGGTCAGCCCCATTTGTTAATTTAGGATCTGACAAGTTCAATGTTCTTAATAGTTTCCAAATTGAAATCATTATGCCTTTCGTCTTCATTATCACGGACGTATCACCCgacttgtcagtgaactatggctctgtgtagtaaatgccgctccatctgaaagcagcttaagtgatttactactaattaAGGAATCGGCTTTACTGACGAAATGCGCATGACAATCCCACCCAATATATTGCCCAGTCCTACACTATGGTTAATAAATAGATAGGATGGGATTGGGATGTTTCTGTAATACAGCCTATGATAACCAAATTTACTTTTCTTATTATTTTGATTTCTAGAGGTTGTGAAGATATGATATTATAAATGAATAATGAATTAACTTATTTGTACTAAACCAGACACTTACAGTAGTTTACCGTGTTTTTACTGTATATGGTCTCCTCTCAGGTTTCGCTACATTGTTCTAAAGCAGAAGTTTCTAGAAGCTTTGTGTGTGAACAACGCCATGTCTGCTGAAGATGAGCCACAACACGTAAGTGATAACAGTGTCACCATGGTAACCGGTGCCGTGTAAGATGAGTTGTCACAGGTCATCTCTGATTCGTTCTGTCTGTTATGATGTGGCagcttgtttttctttcttcaactttaaattaattaaattatagaaaatgttaaaaatagttACCTACACTGAAACTATAGTACAGTGTAGGTTATACAGCACTGCTTAATAATAAATAAGGTATAATGTACATCCAGCCTGTGGTTATTGCAGAATACATCCAGACAGATGATCAGGATGACATATGTGAGGGGTCTTGTATCACCCCGAAAGGAATTTTTGCAACAACAACCAGGCTGGATGTACATTTTCTCACTTATTACGTGGCTACTTGTCACATGAGTAAGTATATGGCCacaaaatattgatttattAGCTAATTTGTACAAAAACCTATAAGATGACATGCAAGTTCAAAGATGCATTTTGTTCAATCGTAAATAAAATCTcttatatgttattaaaaatgGATATTTATATTAAACTACACCTGTCAGGATGTCTCGCAGTAACCGGATGAAGCATTCCAGAGCACCatgtaataattttatatataccACTATGGTATAAAAGTATTTACATGGCATTACCATGGTGCAATGTCCAAAAATCATGATAGTTTCAGTCTCTCAGTCAAGCCTCTTTCTCTATTATTTATGATACAATTCAGTTGGAGCTGACCATGCAGGAAGCCGTGAAGTGTCTTCATGCTCTGGAAGAGTTTTGTCCATCTAAAGATGACTACAGCAAGCTCTGTCTTCTCCTGACGCTGCCTCGCCTCACCAACCACTCTGAGTTTAAGGACTGGAACCCAAGCACTGCGCGCGTCCAGTGCTTCGAGGAGGCCTGCGGCATGGTGGCGGAGTTCATTCCGGCCGATCGGAAGTTGAGCGAAGCCGGGTTTCGCGCCAGCTCCAACCGTCTGTTCCAGCTTCTGATCAAAGGCGTCCTGTACGAATGTTGCGTAGAGTTCTGCCAGAGCAAAGCCACCGGAGAAGAGATCACAGAGAGCGAGGTGCTTCTGGGTATAGATATGTTGTGCGGGAACGGTTGCGACGACCTTGACCTCAGTATGCTGTCTTGGATGCAGAACCTGTCACCTAGCGTCTTCTCCTGCGCCTTTGAACAAAAAATGCTCAACATTCACGTCGATCGGCTCGTGAAACCTGCCAAGACCGGCTATGCCGACCTCCTTACTCCGCTTATCAGTAAGCTCTCTCCGTACCCCGCATCCCCTCTGCGACGACCGCAGTCGGCAGACACCTACATGTCCCGCTCTCTGAACCCGGCGTTGGATGGGTTGTCCTACGGCCTCTCTGGGCAAGAAAAGAGGGGGCAAAGGACAAATGGAGGGCAAACCTCACCCATGTCGCACTCATTTGCTAATTTTCACCACCTGAACCGTAGTGTGATGATGGACAATTCAGGATGCCATAGCATCTTTGAGGAGTCACCTGAGAGGTAACCATCACCTGAACATCTACACCACCTCATATTTCTAGGCTGATTTTGGTTTTCAAATAAGAATTAAGAATTGTggccttatttaaaacaccttttgaaaatatatttttttgtgtgatttgcATGGTTAAGATTCTCAGTAATGTTTTCAGGTGGGGCTGAATGCCTTCAAATTAGAATTTGTTCAGAACATATTTAGCACAATAGCTGAGGTGTGTGCTTCCCAAAATAAAGTGGACTCTCTGGTTTTGCAGCTCCAGAACTGAAACTCCATCTGATAAAATGATGAGCTCACCTGTTCTTCAAAACTCTCGCCCAGCCTCTGCCCCGGGTGAGGACGCCCCAGCACCCGGTTCTTCAGAGAAGAATGAGGTACTTATTAGACAATTTGATATTCATTGAACAACAGTATATTCCAAACTTATTTTAGACTGCACCTGCCATTTAAAAGTCACAGTAAAGATATGAGAGTTGGCCATCTGCATAAACATTGGAAATACAATACGCCCATCGGATTTTGAATGCTAAAATCACATAGTGCTACAAAATATGTGACTCTGCTTGTGATATCCTAGCTAGAGTgaaatcatcttacataatgtaaacaatATTCTGTGAAACTATAACCTTTATGTCTAATAATAGGTAATAATAACTAAGAATAATTGAAGTAAGGTcgtgtcaaagattgaaataaatgtgaaaGCAAACTTTGAAGCTCAAAATTAGATTGAGATTTGGCCTGGATTTTACACAAtgtaaaaaagtacttttttttcaaatcaaCACACATGTATggtactttaactctttcattgCCATTGATGACTTAATTCATCAATTAAgggaaaacgcttccctgccaatgacgcgtTTTTCCGTCAATACGCGTATTTTCCTATTATCCATCAGGTGGCGtccttacccaacttataaaacccgaaaGCAACCCCTCAggtcaaacagttcaaactctgtgtatgttttgatcatcgctcttaATTGGATCTCTATCAGAAGTCTTAgcttattatttaattaataaaagagTAAGTAACCTGGTtcgccttaaaattttgagttgattcaacttaaaaatattaattacaataattttactcaatttgtttagtaagctaatatttttaagttgaattaactcaaaattttaaggaaaccaagttgtttaaattgtttaaccaaCAAATCTTTCTTACATTGTATTTAGtgatgtcattatttacttttttaagttggaCCTAcaaattgttttacagtgtatttagtgatgtcatcatttacttttttaagttggaCCAAcaaattgttttacagtgtatttagtgatgtcattatttacttttttaagttaaaaccaacaaatatttcttacaGTGTATTTAGAGATGTCATTATTCACTTCTGTTGGTTGTTAATTAACATGCTGTGTAACTAGCTCTTAACATAATCTGTTTTAGCATTACATTTTAGCATGTTCTAAAATATTGAGCATTACAGGTTGTTTGTAAGGTTGTAGATGTTGAGATTAGAGATTGTTATTATGAGTAGGCTTGTTTTTTTGCTTATCTGGAAGTCGGATTATTCTAATGAGACGTCAAGAGGGAACCCACAGAACCAACAGTCTCATTTTTTTCATctctaagggggcgtgcacaccaaagcttttacatgCGGCTGAAAATGCCAGGTGGACGCTGAATGCCAGCTTGTTTCAACcgactgccagctttcttcagctgagcgctttggttgctgtgatacttctacGAGCTGATATTTTCACCCAAAGTGGAATTTTTTTCAAATCTCTGCGCTCAGCTGAGTGCCGGCTTTCAGTGCGGGAAAAAAGCTAGCTGCtgtcttttttgaaaaacgctgcacttccattggaaacaattgaaaacatacgccggctGTGGGCGTAAACGCTTTGGTGGACACGCTACCTAAGTGAATATTTTAAAAGATATGACTCCATCTGTGGTGAGTGGGATTTGTGTGGAACTGGTAAGTGAGTGTTGCTTTGCTTATGTTTTGGATCCCAGCTGTCACTGCTCTTCCAGTTTGCCATGAATCAATACTGACtactgccacctgctggtaTGGAAAGATATCTAATCTCACGTAGGTGCAGTACGAACATGCTACTTCGCCAATGTCCTTTTGGTGTGTCAGGGCAACTTTCACAGTCTGGGCTACTTTGTTGCCGTCGGTTTGGTGTGTCCCTTCCCTTAAATGCTGACCATTAGATATCATGAGTAGGTTTGGTTGAGTCTAATAGAAGTTGTGGTTGttagtaatgtttttaaaatgttcaccATTAGAGATTGTTATTGTGAATAGGGTTAGGTCCATTAAAGCgtccataacacacgctgtttctgcgtatctgatgttaatctggagtacctatagagtagtattacatcctttatatttccgaagagtctttagtttaatcagatttataaaagacaggtcagctttacagattctttccgataacgtacgaaaacaTTTGGAAGGAGTTACTAGCTGCGGGAGGGGCAAGTCCGAGTtaacactttatacaacactgacgGGATAACTTacgattcactacatgtttgtgtcgtttaaatatattaatatgcacttacgcacctatttccaacataacacaagTATTACCGTATGCAAACTCATGACCCGGAAgagacttttcaatgaaatccagcgttaaacaaacacacacgcaaaactttGCTGCTACCTCGGATAAACAAATTATATcaattgtttccataatgctggctttcttctccttacatccaaaaacacacttcttctttcgtgccattgttgagtcttaatataaaacaaagctgtagCGTGAAGTGATGCCTGTAACTAAGCGTCCTCGGCTCTCCCCCTGATTGACATGTGGGCGTGGTGTTCCGGGGGAAGTTCCCATAAAAACAAGTGATACGTATAGCGTACCCATGAAACGTCAGCTGAACCTGtaattgaaaaaaactttcagaaacttgtacgaactctggcgaagtgcatttagcacagaaatactctgtaacacgtcccaCTGCTTTTATGACACTTTGCATTTATTAGGCATGAGGAAACCaaatcttaaactgtgttaataagtcagaatgcataaaaTACTGTTGAACCCCCCCCACCCTTAAAGGTTCTGGTTGTAAAAAGGGTATTAGAAAGTTGagatttaaagatttattataattCTGACCTATTGTGGAATCCCACTTATCTTCCTTTATTCCCTGtggacaaacacacacagactcaTAGGATAATATGAGTTATGACATTTATTCTCCTTCCATATCCTGTGGTTTTCCTAAAATTCCTGCGGTCTATCCAGATAAGATTACGTACATTCCCTATGACTGTAGGAATCTAATTTGTACAGTTGTGTAAGTTCAGATATTTTCAACTTTATGGAAATAATTCCTAAGggtttaaataaatgaaatgtaaattaCCTCAAAACATCAATTGTATTAGAAATTGTATTAGTAAAAGAAAATATGCTATTTTATTGTATAGAGAAGGGTTCACTATGCTTCAGTTAAACATCTTTGTctctgtgttgttgtttgtgtagCTGCGGGACTCCACAGAGCAGTTTCAAGAGTTTTATCGCCAGCGTCTGCGTGTCCAACAGCATCTCGAACAGAAGCAGCAACAGAGGGAACTTTACCAGCAGATGCTGCGAGAAGGCGGAGTCCAGCAGAATGAGACCCCGCCCACAGCTAAGCCCAATCTCACAGAGACCTTCCTCACCAGGTCAGTCAATTTCTACATTATCACCACCATAACTAAAGTCAAGAGACCTGTGTACTGAGATTGGACTGGAATCCAGCTGAAgtgaacaaacacaaagaaagaaaagatttgATATCTGTAGCTGCTAACAGCCAGAGAGAggaaagtttgaataacaaatTAAATGACAATGAAAGTGACCTCAGGGTTTTACAGATGGTGCAGCGAGCAGCCGGGACAGTTGAAGTGGGTAGAGAAATCCCTAAGGAGAACGCATCTATGCACACTGACGTTCTGAGACCTGTTTCACATCTGACACATTTGCATAGTCATTGTTTAAGTACCAGACAGCACCGTCCTTTGTATTCACGTGGCCTGGGGCTATGTTTTTATTGTTGGGCCTTTACCTCTGCAGCCCACAAGGTGCAAACCTAGCTCTGGAATATACTTTTTGTTGTTGGTGGACACCATGTTTTCGGGAATCCTCTCCGCCTCCTCTTCTGCTCAGCTCTGACGGTTCCTTGTTTTTTGTGTTACTGTGGTTACAGAGAAATCTTTAAGCAGAACCATAACAAAGAGAGGTTGTAAAACTGTGCCGTTCCACTGGTGATGTCATCATTAGAGTCGAGAAGCATAAATAATGAAGCGTGTCGAAGGGGAGGGGATGCAGAACAATCATTCATTGTTCAGTCAGGGGAATCAAAAGAATATTACTCACATTATGAGTTTAAACTAAATTTAAGATTGTATATGCCAGTTTCAGTAAACTTTTATTCTAAAGAGTTTTTGTGGTGTTATAAAAATGATTGTTTATACTGTGTGCCTATTGTGTCCTCATGTCACTTGTGTGGGTTTTAAACAAACCGCCCCCTTGACAAAAGGGAAATGACCAGTTATGGTAGTCGTGCTTTTGGGTGGTGTTTTATAGACACGGAGGAAAGGATGAAAAGTTAATAAGGCTTCTACAGATGGTGCAGCGAGGGTGGAGGAGTCCCTAAGGaaaaatttataaatatttaaagggatagttcacccagtaatgaaaattatttaatcatttactcaccctcacgttgttttaaacctgtgcgtttttttattttgatgaacacaaaagaagatattttgataaatgatggtaagcacacagttgatggtacccattgaattccattgtatttgttttcctactatggaagtcgatGGTtacaattagggatgcacgatatatcggccgacataacgttgtcggccgataactgcttatttttaatattatcggttatcggtctgataacaaaattaggccgataaatgaaagccgataaatgatggattattttggtgtgttgaaccacttcacttgctcattgctggccatgtggagttttgattggtgctttctgtgacattaagatgacacgtgttgcgagcttaagaagagtatgctagtctagcgcaaagacaagatgtccgtgatattttcattgtgaaaataatatgaatatttatcggcctatatatatatatatatatatatatatatatatatatatatatatatatatatatatatatatatatatatatatatatatatatatatatatatatatatatatatatatatatatattggttatcggcccccaaatataaagagttatcagtatcggccaaaatttccatatcggtgcatccctagttacaATCagctagggatgggcgatatggcctaaaatccatattgcgttatacattgcagcctcttgcgatagcgatatgtattgcgatataataattttaatagactcatttcagaacaggttatatagacccttagaaaagccaaactgctaaaacagtaaaagtaaaccgttatagccagattagtcttgttacctctcttagctggaacttttgcctgacacactcaacagcaggggtgtccagacttttttgtgtggtgatctacttttaaaatgataaagccgacaagatctatctgctaaaaaacagttaattatttttataacactaaacactttaaatgcttgtgaggactatactgcatacatattgcatatatatattgcatgtttcacaattactagaCCATAATGCTAATTTCGcgcgtggagcagcagttaacttatgtgcgatctaccagCATTgccgtattggacaccccttgCTCTAcagcaggggttctcaaagtttaCATTCAAAGGTCCAAATCTGAATTCTCATCATTTACATAGGTCTGgaaaaactttatgtaaatcatttgtttatataacaaatcaacacaaatagTTTGGGAAAAACATAagtgtattttgtatttaaactaaaaataattttttaaacataaacacaagAAATATGCCAAAAGTAACCAGGTGCAAAATACAGAGCAACCTAATTAGAGAAATGGCACAGTTTGTTCTCCATCAGATGCATAAACCATGGCAAAAAAAATGTGGTTGGTAGGCAGAGACACAGACCTAAATTAGGGGTGCACCTATAAATTGGCTGATAATGCTTACTATGCTTCTCAAtaaattacggtgaaatgccgctacatccaaaagccagggggcgctctctgGCAGAAACttaatatgcgctgcagacgaagaaccagacacacgcagctccaggaaatgtcttaaggatatatttatattgctgttcttcaaaccttttcaggtattttcattatAATAAAGAACGTGTAtagtgattatgtttgacgagtgttgctttttcaaatgcatgtttattcggctgcagCTCGTGGCTCTAAAGTTCGCGGGTAGATTGCGTCATCAACACGCATTATCGCGATAGTgcaatagatttaaaatctctatcgtatgccaattttgtatcgtttatattgcatatcgtttatattgcccatccctacAATCAGCTGTGTTCTTACCATCATCTATCAAAATATctgcttttgtgtttatcagaaaaaaatttcatacaggttttgaacaacatggatgagaaaataatgacagaattttcatccCTGTAAAGCTTTGTGTAGTTTGATTTGTgtacaaatgtaaaaattagCCATACAGTAAAGTAAACAACGGTCTTTCGATCAAAGTTAGTAGTCATGTAGCAAGACTTTTATCTCAGAACTTCATAGTTCACTGTGTCACTTCTGCCTCTGCGTTGTGACGTATTTCCAAGTGAAACAGAATATTACATAAGGAAAATAGTGGACATCAGTGATGCGTGGGTCAATGAATAAACAACTCGCACCCGACCAACGTTTTTAACTAATCCGCCAGCAACTCAGAccgcaaaaaatatataaatgttgtACCTGgcccacatttttttaaagtagtaattgtttaaaatagtaaattggcatctttatttcaaacgacctgatcgaccgcgacccgaatatcattaagaatatttttggatgactcgtaatcATGGGTAACCGCAGACACAcgctcattttggatcaacccAGACATCACTGGTGGACATGGCTTGTGTTTTCCACTGTACTTTGATTGGATATAAAAAGTGGTAGTTTATAAAAGAGAACCAATGAAGATAAGATAAAACTGGGGGGTAAAGAGTTAAATTGTGCAAAcataaaaaatctgccaaatgcattaatgtaaatatacagtaaacaCGTCATGTAGGGTATGATGCATGAGGTCAGTGTATGGTCCATCCATGGCCATCTGAGATCAGAGATTAAGGTTgcttctcaatatgcgttcttcagcgatcttgcatCCTCGTGTTCTCACTCTACATCATCATTAaccgtcgaagttcaattccaattctcaagaaggcaagtacagaggatgcatgaaaatacacacatctcaattctcacaagtgcgttctgtgttctcatgaccttctgagttcgttcttctgAGGTCGCCTGGCAGGAtctccacgagaacgcaagtccattctttgcgttcttggaattgagaaacagcctaagTTGACGCAGATGTCACGTGTCAAACTTATATTAGGTGTGAAGCTTGAAGATTGAATCCAAATCCTAAAGaagttattttgtatttttgcagGTCTATTCAAAAACTGGAGGAGCTGAATGTGGGAATGGATGATTTAGGAGAAGAGGTGCAGGCTCTGTCACAGCAGTGTAATGGAGGCAGTAATGGCAACAATCTATCAAAAGAAGCTTCGGCCGCACCACACACACAGGGAGAAGATGGAGGTGTAAGTGATGTGGTTACCAGCACTCCACAGAGATCAGCAGTGCAGGCAGCCTTACCTACACCCAGCCAGTCACCTGTGCTACCCCTGAGGTGAGGCCACAGACGTTTCTATCTGGTTTTGAGGTTCTTGGTTGCCGATTGCATAATcaatcaaaacaaacacaaattatGCATTTGATATACAGCCTTTGTTTTTGTGAATTAAGC of Misgurnus anguillicaudatus chromosome 2, ASM2758022v2, whole genome shotgun sequence contains these proteins:
- the wdr47a gene encoding WD repeat-containing protein 47 isoform X3 → MTAEEIINVKEVEIIKVILDFLNSRKLHISMVALEKESGVINGLYSDDMLFLRQLILDGQWDEVLQFIQPLEGLDKFDRKRFRYIVLKQKFLEALCVNNAMSAEDEPQHLELTMQEAVKCLHALEEFCPSKDDYSKLCLLLTLPRLTNHSEFKDWNPSTARVQCFEEACGMVAEFIPADRKLSEAGFRASSNRLFQLLIKGVLYECCVEFCQSKATGEEITESEVLLGIDMLCGNGCDDLDLSMLSWMQNLSPSVFSCAFEQKMLNIHVDRLVKPAKTGYADLLTPLISKLSPYPASPLRRPQSADTYMSRSLNPALDGLSYGLSGQEKRGQRTNGGQTSPMSHSFANFHHLNRSVMMDNSGCHSIFEESPESSRTETPSDKMMSSPVLQNSRPASAPGEDAPAPGSSEKNELRDSTEQFQEFYRQRLRVQQHLEQKQQQRELYQQMLREGGVQQNETPPTAKPNLTETFLTRSIQKLEELNVGMDDLGEEVQALSQQCNGGSNGNNLSKEASAAPHTQGEDGGVSDVVTSTPQRSAVQAALPTPSQSPVLPLSTSPRKNTEPNDSSLIRSKGPEKEKSKAKFVMVNTLEDTQAVRAVAFHPTGTLYAVGSNSKTLRVCAYPDTLDTSPGTSKPPVIRFKRNKHHKGSIYCVAWSPCGQLLATGSNDKYVKVLPFNPETCNATGPDLEFSMHDGTIRDLAFMEGPESGGAILISAGAGDCNIYTTDCQRGQGLHALSGHTGHILSLYTWGGWMIASGSQDMTVRFWDLRVPSCVRVVGTAFHGSGSPVASVAVDPSGRLLATGQEDSSCMLYDIRGGRMVQTYRPHSSDVRSVRFSPGAHYLLTGSYDSKVIVSDLQGDLTKPLPLTVAGEHADKVIQCRWHTHDLSFISSSADRTVTLWTQAT
- the wdr47a gene encoding WD repeat-containing protein 47 isoform X2 gives rise to the protein MTAEEIINVKEVEIIKVILDFLNSRKLHISMVALEKESGVINGLYSDDMLFLRQLILDGQWDEVLQFIQPLEGLDKFDRKRFRYIVLKQKFLEALCVNNAMSAEDEPQHLELTMQEAVKCLHALEEFCPSKDDYSKLCLLLTLPRLTNHSEFKDWNPSTARVQCFEEACGMVAEFIPADRKLSEAGFRASSNRLFQLLIKGVLYECCVEFCQSKATGEEITESEVLLGIDMLCGNGCDDLDLSMLSWMQNLSPSVFSCAFEQKMLNIHVDRLVKPAKTGYADLLTPLISKLSPYPASPLRRPQSADTYMSRSLNPALDGLSYGLSGQEKRGQRTNGGQTSPMSHSFANFHHLNRSVMMDNSGCHSIFEESPESSRTETPSDKMMSSPVLQNSRPASAPGEDAPAPGSSEKNELRDSTEQFQEFYRQRLRVQQHLEQKQQQRELYQQMLREGGVQQNETPPTAKPNLTETFLTRSIQKLEELNVGMDDLGEEVQALSQQCNGGSNGNNLSKEASAAPHTQGEDGGVSDVVTSTPQRSAVQAALPTPSQSPVLPLSTSPRKNTEPNDSSLIRSKGPEKEKSKAKFVMVNTLEDTQAVRAVAFHPTGTLYAVGSNSKTLRVCAYPDTLDTSSPGTSKPPVIRFKRNKHHKGSIYCVAWSPCGQLLATGSNDKYVKVLPFNPETCNATGPDLEFSMHDGTIRDLAFMEGPESGGAILISAGAGDCNIYTTDCQRGQGLHALSGHTGHILSLYTWGGWMIASGSQDMTVRFWDLRVPSCVRVVGTAFHGSGSPVASVAVDPSGRLLATGQEDSSCMLYDIRGGRMVQTYRPHSSDVRSVRFSPGAHYLLTGSYDSKVIVSDLQGDLTKPLPLTVAGEHADKVIQCRWHTHDLSFISSSADRTVTLWTQAT